A part of Larkinella insperata genomic DNA contains:
- a CDS encoding LacI family DNA-binding transcriptional regulator encodes MKSHQTTIIDIAKTLNLSKSTVSRALTGHPNVKPKTRERVLELANQLDYQRNQLAISLLTNRTQTIGIMVPEFLSPFFPKVIIGAQEVLAKAGYNVIICHSNESYETEVANTRLLLASRVDGILVSHTKETRNFEHFKIFERKGIPVVFFNRIVEELSVSKVAVDDYEGAYRAVEHLIKTGKRRIAHLSGPDSLTNSRHRLNGYRDALANHQILIDPALIISYDLTLDKANIYVNHLLNLPQPPDALFAINDPTAIEALKVIKSRGLRIPDDIAVVGFSDDPISALIEPGLTTVAQPVDEIGQQAAQLLLHQLAADDERPEPELVVLPTQLIVRGSTVS; translated from the coding sequence ATGAAAAGTCATCAGACGACGATTATTGACATCGCAAAAACGCTGAATCTGTCTAAGTCGACGGTTTCCCGGGCTTTGACCGGACACCCTAACGTGAAGCCGAAAACCCGCGAGCGGGTACTGGAACTGGCGAATCAACTGGACTACCAGCGTAACCAACTGGCTATTTCCTTGCTGACCAACCGGACGCAGACGATTGGCATCATGGTGCCGGAGTTTCTGAGTCCTTTTTTTCCGAAGGTGATTATTGGTGCGCAGGAGGTGCTGGCGAAAGCCGGTTATAACGTGATTATCTGTCACTCGAACGAGTCGTACGAAACGGAGGTCGCCAACACCCGGCTGCTGCTGGCCAGCCGGGTAGACGGTATTCTGGTTTCGCACACGAAAGAGACGCGGAATTTTGAGCACTTTAAGATCTTTGAGCGGAAAGGCATCCCGGTGGTGTTCTTCAACCGGATTGTCGAGGAGCTGAGTGTGTCGAAAGTAGCCGTGGATGATTACGAGGGCGCGTACCGGGCGGTTGAGCACCTGATCAAAACCGGTAAACGGCGCATTGCCCACCTGTCAGGACCCGATTCGCTGACGAACAGCCGCCACCGGCTCAACGGCTACCGGGATGCCCTGGCAAACCACCAGATACTGATTGACCCGGCGCTGATTATTTCCTACGACCTGACGCTCGATAAGGCCAACATTTACGTCAATCACCTGCTTAACCTGCCCCAGCCGCCCGACGCCCTGTTTGCCATCAACGACCCCACGGCCATCGAAGCCCTGAAGGTGATTAAAAGCCGGGGCCTGCGGATTCCGGATGACATCGCCGTGGTAGGTTTCAGTGATGATCCGATTTCGGCCCTGATTGAACCCGGCCTGACAACAGTGGCCCAGCCGGTTGATGAAATTGGGCAGCAGGCCGCCCAACTGCTGTTGCATCAGCTGGCTGCCGATGACGAACGACCGGAGCCGGAACTGGTGGTACTGCCCACCCAACTGATTGTACGCGGCTCGACGGTGAGCTGA
- a CDS encoding SusC/RagA family TonB-linked outer membrane protein: MKKKLLSTDVRRSSCCRAFLTLANLFLALPLLAQTITGRVISAEAREGLPGVSIVVKGTSTGTTSRNDGTYSLTVPDKSAVLIYSFIGFEAKEVPVGNQTTINVTLTPSTQALNEVVVTALGISKQQRNLGYVTQKIDNSALVQARETNLVSQLAGKIAGVTVVNSPSGIGGSSRVTIRGEKSLNINANQPLFVIDGLPINNNFVGSSGRNNQDADYGNGAGFINPDDVETMTVLKGASATALYGSRAANGVVVITTKSGKGTKGIGVSVNSNLTFESVLRLPDYQNVYGQGLNGEFSFKDGSGGGLRDGVDESWGPKMDGRLIVQHDSPTDKGYRAGDTRVPGGPGVATPTPFIAHPNNIRDFFETGRILTNNVAVTGSNDKGDFRLSFTNLAQKGYVPNTDLTRNSFNLNAGYKLTDRFTARTNVSYIRNHSDNRPNLSYGTENIMYLLNCWWGRHIDMKSMRNYWQPGLEDVQQFNFNYNYHDNPYFNLYENTNGQDVNRVIGNVTLSYQLTDWLSVQGRTQVDYQDELRTRRRAFSTQRYPYGSYRREAVKTLERNTDLLFLVDKRINENFTLSGTAGGNQRLNTYDYVDNFAPQLTVPGVYSLNNSRVPLEYSQNNSNRRINSLFASGQLTYQDKLTLEMTGRNDWSSTLTLPTGVVGAADNSYFYWSGTLSAVVSDWVKMPSWVSFAKVRAGYAQVGNDTDPYQFSQPYNPGTPWGTTPTFGESTRIPNLSLKPEISSSQEYGVDIRFLKNRVGLDVTYYNTISRNQIIFLPLSGTTGYSQIVQNAGRIQNSGVEVMLNLTPVRLDNVGFRWDMNVNFSRNRSKVLELANGVSTYELADRYFSVQARVNERMGDMYGYAYERVSSDPSSPYYDPTGQYVGQMVTTTDGRPISTTDLKKLGNYNPDWLAGINNSLTYKGFNLSFLFDIRKGGEVYSHTYVVGREAGQLVETLQGRETGYYDNSTDTEFKNAPEGTYYVVPGAVKTGEGQFAPNQRRISAREWHSAFTLGRRVLEGAIFDASFTKLREIKLGYSLPNSIMGRKLPFRNVNISLVGRNLFLWTKVPHIDPETSSVAGGTVIPGAESVAIPSARNYGVNLSFNL; this comes from the coding sequence ATGAAAAAAAAGCTACTTTCTACTGACGTGCGAAGGTCTAGTTGCTGTCGTGCATTCCTCACGCTGGCCAATCTATTCTTAGCACTGCCCCTTCTGGCGCAAACCATTACCGGCAGGGTGATTTCGGCTGAGGCCAGGGAAGGCTTGCCCGGTGTCTCGATCGTGGTGAAAGGCACCTCTACCGGAACAACCAGCCGCAACGATGGCACCTACTCGCTGACCGTACCCGATAAATCGGCGGTGCTGATTTATTCGTTTATCGGCTTTGAGGCCAAAGAGGTGCCGGTTGGCAATCAGACAACGATCAATGTTACCCTGACCCCTTCAACCCAGGCGCTGAACGAGGTGGTCGTTACGGCTTTGGGGATTTCCAAACAGCAACGCAATCTGGGTTACGTGACCCAGAAAATCGACAATTCGGCCTTGGTTCAAGCGCGGGAAACCAACCTGGTGAGCCAGTTGGCGGGGAAAATTGCGGGGGTAACGGTGGTTAATAGTCCTTCGGGAATCGGCGGCTCGTCGCGCGTAACCATCCGGGGTGAAAAATCACTGAACATCAACGCCAACCAGCCCCTGTTTGTGATCGACGGTTTGCCGATCAACAACAACTTCGTCGGTTCGTCGGGCCGCAACAACCAGGACGCTGACTACGGCAACGGGGCGGGTTTTATCAACCCCGACGACGTAGAAACCATGACGGTTTTGAAAGGAGCCAGCGCCACGGCCCTCTACGGCTCGCGGGCGGCCAACGGCGTGGTGGTGATTACGACCAAAAGCGGGAAAGGTACGAAAGGCATCGGCGTGAGCGTCAACTCAAACCTGACGTTTGAATCGGTCTTGCGTCTGCCCGACTACCAGAACGTGTACGGACAGGGATTAAACGGTGAATTTTCGTTTAAAGACGGTTCCGGGGGCGGTTTGCGCGACGGCGTGGACGAAAGCTGGGGCCCCAAAATGGACGGACGGCTGATCGTTCAGCACGATTCGCCCACCGACAAAGGCTACCGCGCCGGGGATACGCGCGTGCCCGGTGGCCCGGGTGTGGCTACTCCAACGCCGTTTATTGCGCATCCGAACAACATCCGCGACTTCTTCGAAACGGGCCGCATCCTGACCAACAACGTGGCCGTGACGGGCAGCAACGACAAGGGCGATTTCCGTCTGTCGTTCACCAACCTGGCGCAGAAAGGCTACGTACCCAATACCGATCTGACCCGCAACAGCTTCAACCTCAATGCCGGTTACAAACTGACCGACCGTTTTACGGCCCGCACGAACGTCAGCTACATTCGCAACCACAGCGACAACCGCCCCAACCTGAGCTACGGAACCGAGAACATTATGTACCTGCTCAACTGCTGGTGGGGCCGCCACATCGATATGAAGTCGATGCGGAACTACTGGCAGCCGGGTCTGGAGGACGTTCAGCAGTTTAACTTCAACTACAACTACCACGACAACCCGTATTTCAACCTCTACGAAAATACGAACGGGCAAGATGTAAACCGCGTGATCGGAAACGTGACGCTGTCGTACCAACTGACAGACTGGCTGTCGGTGCAGGGCCGGACGCAGGTGGATTACCAGGATGAATTGCGGACCCGGCGCCGGGCGTTCAGTACGCAACGCTATCCCTACGGTTCCTACCGCCGGGAAGCCGTCAAAACGCTGGAACGCAACACGGATTTGCTGTTTCTGGTCGACAAACGCATCAATGAGAACTTTACACTGAGCGGTACGGCCGGTGGCAACCAACGCCTGAACACGTACGATTACGTCGATAACTTTGCCCCCCAGCTGACGGTTCCGGGCGTTTATAGCCTGAACAACAGCCGGGTTCCGCTGGAATATTCGCAGAACAACTCGAATCGCCGGATCAATAGTTTGTTTGCATCGGGTCAACTGACCTATCAGGATAAACTGACGCTCGAAATGACGGGCCGTAACGACTGGTCGAGCACGCTGACCCTGCCGACGGGCGTGGTGGGGGCGGCCGACAATTCGTACTTCTACTGGTCGGGAACGCTGAGCGCCGTGGTGAGCGACTGGGTGAAAATGCCGTCGTGGGTTTCGTTTGCCAAGGTTCGGGCGGGTTACGCGCAGGTGGGAAACGACACCGATCCGTACCAGTTTTCGCAGCCGTACAACCCCGGAACGCCCTGGGGGACCACCCCGACCTTCGGTGAATCGACGCGGATTCCGAACCTGAGCCTGAAACCGGAAATCAGCAGTTCGCAGGAATACGGGGTGGATATTCGTTTCCTCAAAAACCGGGTTGGCCTGGATGTGACCTACTACAACACCATCAGCCGCAACCAGATTATCTTCCTGCCGCTGTCGGGAACGACAGGTTACAGCCAGATTGTGCAGAACGCCGGCCGGATTCAGAACAGTGGGGTGGAGGTGATGCTGAACCTGACGCCCGTTCGGCTGGACAACGTTGGGTTCCGCTGGGACATGAACGTTAACTTCTCGCGCAACCGCAGCAAGGTGCTCGAGCTGGCCAACGGGGTTTCGACCTACGAACTGGCCGACCGGTATTTCTCGGTGCAGGCCCGCGTCAACGAGCGCATGGGCGATATGTACGGCTATGCCTATGAGCGCGTAAGCAGCGACCCCAGCAGCCCGTACTACGATCCGACGGGGCAGTATGTGGGCCAGATGGTGACCACCACCGACGGGCGGCCCATTTCAACCACGGACCTGAAAAAACTCGGAAACTACAACCCCGACTGGCTGGCTGGTATCAACAACTCCCTGACCTACAAAGGTTTCAACCTGAGCTTTCTGTTTGATATCCGGAAGGGTGGCGAGGTGTACTCGCACACGTACGTCGTGGGCCGGGAAGCGGGTCAGCTGGTGGAAACGTTGCAGGGCCGCGAAACCGGTTATTACGACAATTCGACGGATACAGAATTCAAGAATGCGCCCGAAGGGACCTACTATGTGGTGCCGGGCGCGGTGAAAACCGGCGAGGGCCAGTTTGCCCCGAACCAGCGCCGGATTTCGGCCCGGGAGTGGCATTCGGCTTTTACCCTCGGCCGCCGGGTGCTGGAAGGTGCCATCTTCGATGCGTCGTTTACCAAGCTGCGCGAAATCAAACTGGGTTATTCGCTACCCAACAGCATCATGGGCCGGAAACTGCCGTTCCGCAACGTCAATATCTCGCTGGTAGGCCGGAACTTGTTCCTGTGGACGAAAGTGCCGCACATCGATCCGGAAACGTCCTCGGTGGCGGGCGGAACCGTCATTCCGGGAGCCGAATCGGTCGCTATTCCATCGGCGCGGAATTACGGCGTCAACCTGTCGTTTAACCTCTAA
- a CDS encoding phosphonate degradation HD-domain oxygenase: MTTEQTISEITELFEKHGADDYYGEPVSQLEHMLQSAMLAERAGADDETIIAAFLHDIGHLLPSELAEDHMDNYGRVDHEKLGADWLRERGFSEKVAQLIEHHVNAKRYLTYKHPAYLEKLSEASLKTLEFQGGPMSGEEAQSFEQNPYFRGILQVRGWDEQAKETDVAMPSANHYLDLCRTYLESRS, encoded by the coding sequence ATGACAACCGAGCAGACGATTTCCGAAATCACGGAGTTGTTTGAAAAGCACGGGGCCGATGATTATTACGGCGAACCGGTTTCACAACTCGAACACATGCTGCAATCGGCCATGCTGGCCGAACGGGCCGGGGCCGACGACGAGACAATCATTGCGGCTTTTCTGCACGACATCGGGCATTTACTGCCGTCGGAGCTGGCGGAGGATCACATGGACAACTACGGCCGCGTCGATCACGAGAAACTGGGTGCCGACTGGCTGCGGGAGCGTGGATTTTCGGAGAAAGTGGCCCAACTGATCGAACACCACGTCAACGCGAAGCGGTATCTGACGTACAAGCATCCGGCCTATTTGGAGAAACTCTCGGAAGCCAGCCTGAAAACACTGGAATTTCAGGGTGGACCCATGAGCGGGGAGGAAGCGCAGTCTTTCGAGCAGAACCCGTATTTCCGGGGTATTCTGCAGGTGCGCGGCTGGGATGAGCAGGCCAAAGAAACGGACGTGGCTATGCCGTCGGCCAACCATTACCTCGACTTGTGCCGAACCTACCTGGAAAGCCGTTCCTAA
- a CDS encoding SusC/RagA family TonB-linked outer membrane protein, with amino-acid sequence MLFSKPVRAAKSLIWLFLLSLTLPCIAQNNRSLTVRGRVTSGTEALPGVNVIIKGTQQGTTTDVDGQYSLAVPNSGATLTFSYIGYVSQEIAVGNRSTIDVALQSDERSLSEVVVVGYGTQRKVETTGSIASIKADELVQTPVVNVAQGLQARVAGVQVNQNTGAPGGNVSVRVRGTNSINGNSEPLYVVDGIQISNGGGITDVSPLSTINPNDIESVEILKDASASAIYGSRAANGVVLITTKRGKSGATRVTFDSYYGVQKVNKTLPVLNAAEFAQLENEVFKNNYYPNPASLGEGINWQNEIFRQAPIQNHQLSINGGNEKTQLALSLNYFDQDGIIISSGFKRYSLRLNLDHKISNRFKVGTSIMGSYSISDGITTGSQTIGDAAVVTGSILGAALGAPPTLLPYRPDGTVFPFGEQAAQYREVANPLGFAVALNERNIKRTLANVYGEANIARGLTYRASFNADQRSELYNGYSPRSIVNRSDLNDNSGSASKNNVNYMALLHESILTYNTAFGKDHTLKGTAVFATQAELYNDNTISATGFPNDATQNEALQLGLTRTVSSNRNRQRLDSYMARVNYGFKDKLFIDFTTRIDGSSKFGSNHKYGVFPAVSAAWRLIEEPFLKPITWISDLKLRASYGITGNAGGISPYQSLATVSASGSDYNFNHMYVTGINPSGIANPDLRWERSAQTNLGFDLSLFNNRVSLIADLYHKKTNDLLYVKALPLSSGYGTITGNFASLENKGLELAANARILDGPLKWDVSANATFNRNKVLGLDGGVTSERFVTTYTILKVGEPLGLFKTYVFDGINQTGETILPGYDGRLGGHKVKDITGDGQITANDQVVTGNPNPNFIYGFSSNLSYKGFDLSVFFSGSQGNDIYNASRLSFENPAGQRNLLKGVVNRWSPTNPNNEYASAFVSGRLPISDYVVEDGSYLRMKNLTLGYNLPRIKGIQGVRVYVSGNNLLTFTKYSGFDPEVNTFAGSNTVIGVDNLVYPQAKSFLGGIQITL; translated from the coding sequence ATGCTATTCTCTAAACCCGTCCGGGCAGCAAAGAGCCTGATTTGGCTCTTTTTACTGTCACTCACCCTTCCCTGCATTGCGCAGAACAACCGGAGTCTGACCGTTCGCGGTCGGGTTACGTCCGGAACCGAAGCCCTGCCGGGCGTCAACGTCATTATTAAGGGGACGCAGCAAGGTACCACCACCGATGTTGATGGGCAGTATAGCCTGGCCGTACCCAACAGCGGAGCCACGCTCACCTTCTCGTATATTGGCTACGTTTCGCAGGAAATTGCCGTGGGCAACCGCAGCACTATCGACGTTGCGCTCCAATCGGACGAACGGTCGCTGAGTGAAGTGGTGGTGGTGGGTTACGGAACGCAGCGCAAGGTGGAAACCACAGGTTCCATTGCCTCCATCAAAGCCGACGAACTGGTGCAAACGCCCGTGGTCAACGTGGCGCAGGGCCTGCAGGCCCGGGTGGCCGGGGTGCAGGTCAACCAGAACACCGGGGCGCCGGGCGGCAACGTCAGCGTCCGGGTGCGCGGTACAAACTCCATCAACGGCAACTCCGAACCGCTGTACGTCGTCGACGGTATCCAGATTTCCAACGGGGGCGGTATTACCGACGTGAGTCCGCTGTCGACCATTAACCCGAACGACATCGAGTCGGTTGAGATCCTGAAAGACGCTTCGGCCTCGGCTATTTACGGTTCGCGGGCGGCCAACGGGGTCGTGCTGATCACCACCAAACGCGGCAAAAGCGGGGCTACCCGGGTGACATTCGATAGCTACTACGGGGTTCAGAAAGTAAACAAGACCCTGCCGGTTCTGAACGCGGCCGAATTTGCCCAACTGGAAAATGAAGTATTCAAAAACAACTATTACCCCAATCCGGCGTCGCTGGGCGAAGGCATCAACTGGCAAAACGAGATTTTCCGGCAGGCCCCGATCCAGAACCACCAGCTTTCGATCAACGGCGGCAATGAAAAAACGCAGCTGGCCCTGTCGCTGAACTACTTCGATCAGGACGGCATCATCATCAGTTCCGGCTTCAAACGGTATTCGCTGCGGCTGAACCTCGACCACAAAATCAGCAATCGGTTCAAAGTCGGAACCAGCATCATGGGCAGTTATTCGATCAGCGACGGTATCACCACCGGCAGCCAGACCATCGGCGACGCGGCCGTGGTAACCGGCTCCATCCTGGGGGCGGCCCTGGGTGCGCCCCCGACGCTGCTGCCCTACCGCCCGGACGGCACGGTTTTCCCCTTCGGCGAACAGGCCGCGCAATACCGGGAAGTAGCCAACCCGCTGGGTTTTGCGGTGGCCCTGAACGAACGAAACATCAAACGGACGCTGGCGAATGTCTACGGAGAAGCCAACATTGCCAGGGGATTAACGTACCGGGCGTCGTTCAACGCCGATCAGCGCAGCGAGCTTTACAACGGGTATTCTCCGCGCTCCATCGTGAACCGTTCCGACCTGAACGACAACTCGGGTTCGGCGTCTAAAAACAACGTCAATTACATGGCCCTGCTGCACGAAAGCATCCTGACGTACAATACCGCCTTCGGCAAAGACCACACCCTGAAAGGAACCGCCGTTTTTGCGACCCAGGCCGAACTGTACAACGACAACACCATCAGTGCAACGGGTTTTCCGAACGATGCCACCCAGAACGAAGCGCTCCAGCTCGGCCTGACCCGCACGGTGAGCAGCAACCGCAACCGCCAGCGGCTGGATTCGTATATGGCGCGCGTCAATTACGGTTTCAAAGACAAATTGTTTATCGATTTCACAACCCGGATCGACGGTTCGAGTAAGTTCGGATCGAATCATAAATACGGCGTCTTTCCGGCGGTTTCGGCGGCCTGGCGGCTGATCGAAGAACCGTTCCTGAAGCCAATCACCTGGATTTCGGACCTCAAGCTGCGGGCCAGCTACGGCATTACCGGAAACGCGGGCGGTATCAGTCCGTACCAATCCCTGGCGACGGTTTCGGCTTCCGGCAGCGACTATAATTTCAACCACATGTACGTGACCGGCATCAATCCCTCCGGCATTGCCAACCCGGATCTGCGCTGGGAGCGTTCGGCCCAGACCAACCTTGGTTTCGATCTGAGCCTGTTCAACAACCGCGTCAGCCTGATTGCCGACCTGTACCACAAGAAAACCAACGACCTTTTGTACGTCAAGGCGCTGCCCCTGAGTTCGGGGTACGGCACCATTACCGGCAACTTTGCTTCGCTGGAAAACAAGGGACTCGAACTGGCCGCCAACGCCCGGATTCTGGACGGTCCGCTGAAGTGGGATGTTTCGGCCAACGCGACGTTTAACCGCAACAAGGTGCTGGGGCTGGACGGTGGCGTGACGAGCGAACGGTTTGTGACCACCTACACCATCCTGAAAGTGGGCGAGCCGCTCGGCCTGTTTAAAACCTACGTTTTCGACGGAATCAACCAGACGGGCGAAACCATTCTGCCGGGCTACGACGGACGGCTGGGCGGCCACAAAGTAAAAGATATTACGGGCGACGGCCAGATTACCGCCAATGATCAGGTTGTTACCGGCAACCCGAACCCCAATTTCATCTACGGTTTTTCGAGTAATCTTTCCTACAAAGGATTCGATTTGAGCGTGTTTTTTTCCGGTTCGCAGGGCAACGACATTTACAACGCCAGCCGGTTGTCGTTTGAGAATCCAGCGGGGCAGCGCAACCTGCTGAAAGGCGTGGTCAATCGCTGGTCGCCCACCAACCCGAACAACGAGTATGCCAGCGCCTTTGTATCGGGCCGTCTGCCGATTTCAGACTACGTCGTGGAAGACGGTTCGTACCTGCGGATGAAGAACCTGACGCTTGGCTACAACCTGCCGCGCATCAAGGGTATCCAGGGCGTCCGGGTGTACGTGAGTGGTAACAACCTGCTCACCTTCACCAAATACAGCGGTTTTGACCCGGAAGTAAACACCTTTGCGGGTTCCAATACCGTCATCGGTGTCGACAACCTGGTGTACCCGCAGGCCAAATCCTTTCTGGGCGGCATTCAAATCACTCTATAA
- a CDS encoding SusD/RagB family nutrient-binding outer membrane lipoprotein encodes MLLIAAGTSCDNNFEEVNTNPNVPNTVTPDLLLPNIIRAPINENMGTAWGIGNSVMQYTAKIQFVNEDRYLWGEQNGIWNTTYSTLREVQNMYNIATSSSPVQKNYQAIALIMKSWMMSMVTDAYGDAPYTEATKGKDQTYFPKYDTQETIYNGILKDLADANGLLATENGAVNGDILFGGDVTKWKKMANSLRLRYLMRISNKRDVKADMQAILSNPTATPIFDSNADNAALRYLPTVPNQFPLYTSRVGSFDEFRLSKTLGDKLTQLSDPRLGIFARPTVASVAAGKPAYVGVPNGLDDNSALTYNGGAQNVSRVGSNYYIDGFGTPTDANLNIAKGIIMTYAELQFILAEAAQKKLITGNAKEYYEKGVTASFNYYALDVPAGYLTQPDVAFTDAKALELIGTQKWIALFYNGLEPWFDWRRTGIPAIKPGPSNLNQNRVPVRFTYPSSELSLNKPSIDEAVKRQGPNDINTPVWWDK; translated from the coding sequence ATGCTGCTGATAGCCGCCGGCACCTCCTGCGACAACAATTTTGAAGAAGTAAACACCAATCCAAACGTTCCCAACACGGTAACCCCCGATCTGCTGCTGCCGAACATCATTCGGGCTCCGATCAACGAAAACATGGGAACGGCCTGGGGAATCGGCAACAGCGTGATGCAGTATACGGCCAAAATTCAGTTCGTGAACGAAGACCGGTATCTGTGGGGGGAGCAGAACGGCATCTGGAACACGACCTACTCGACGCTCCGGGAAGTGCAGAACATGTACAACATCGCCACCAGCTCATCGCCGGTTCAGAAAAACTATCAGGCCATCGCGCTGATTATGAAGTCGTGGATGATGTCGATGGTGACGGATGCCTACGGTGATGCGCCGTACACGGAGGCTACCAAAGGCAAAGACCAGACGTATTTTCCAAAATACGACACCCAAGAAACCATTTATAACGGAATTCTGAAGGACCTGGCCGATGCCAATGGTCTGCTGGCGACGGAAAACGGGGCGGTCAACGGCGATATTCTGTTTGGGGGCGACGTAACGAAGTGGAAGAAGATGGCCAACTCGCTGCGGCTGCGGTATCTGATGCGGATTTCCAACAAGCGCGACGTGAAGGCCGACATGCAGGCCATTCTGAGCAACCCGACGGCCACGCCGATTTTCGACAGCAATGCCGACAATGCGGCCCTGCGGTATTTGCCGACGGTGCCCAACCAGTTTCCGCTGTACACCTCGCGGGTGGGATCGTTCGACGAATTCCGGCTGAGCAAAACGCTGGGCGACAAGTTGACGCAACTGAGCGATCCGCGGCTGGGTATTTTTGCCCGTCCGACCGTTGCCTCGGTAGCCGCCGGAAAACCGGCCTATGTGGGTGTTCCGAACGGACTTGACGATAACTCGGCGCTGACGTACAACGGTGGGGCTCAGAATGTTTCGCGCGTGGGATCGAACTATTACATCGACGGTTTCGGCACTCCCACGGACGCCAACCTGAACATCGCCAAGGGCATCATCATGACCTATGCCGAACTGCAATTTATTCTGGCCGAAGCCGCGCAGAAGAAGCTGATCACCGGCAACGCGAAAGAGTATTACGAAAAAGGCGTTACGGCGTCGTTCAACTACTACGCGCTGGATGTTCCGGCGGGTTACCTGACGCAGCCGGATGTGGCTTTTACGGATGCAAAAGCGCTCGAACTGATTGGAACTCAGAAATGGATTGCGTTATTTTACAACGGCCTGGAACCTTGGTTCGACTGGCGCCGGACGGGCATTCCCGCTATCAAGCCGGGACCGTCGAACCTGAACCAGAACCGGGTGCCGGTGCGGTTTACCTATCCAAGCTCGGAGCTAAGCCTGAACAAACCGTCGATCGACGAAGCCGTTAAGCGCCAGGGACCGAACGATATCAACACACCCGTATGGTGGGATAAATAA